A window of the Pseudomonadota bacterium genome harbors these coding sequences:
- a CDS encoding aspartate-semialdehyde dehydrogenase, with product MPKDGYRVAVVGATGAVGQHMLGILAERSFPVSEIVVFGSARSAGRRLSWAGRELAVAPLEPAVFAGVELALFSAGSSVSREWGPVAAGQGALVVDNSSAWRMDPEVPLCVPEVNLEAARSRPKGIVANPNCSTIQMVLVLKPLHDVARIRRVVVSTYQAISGAGSQALEALRDQQRGLTAGEGLETERLAGRLAGNLLMHWKVDRSTGYQEEELKMLHETRKILDDSEIRVSPTTVRVPVEVGHSESVAVETERPITPEQARKLLSDAAGVEVVDDFAQGVYPQPIDVAGKDPVLVGRIREDLGNPGGLQMWIVGDNLRKGAALNAIQIAEQLLL from the coding sequence ATGCCAAAGGACGGCTATCGGGTCGCCGTGGTTGGGGCCACGGGCGCTGTGGGGCAGCACATGCTCGGCATTCTTGCCGAGCGCTCCTTCCCAGTCAGCGAGATCGTGGTGTTTGGCTCCGCGCGCAGTGCCGGCCGCAGGCTCTCGTGGGCGGGCCGCGAGCTTGCGGTCGCGCCGCTCGAGCCGGCGGTCTTTGCTGGTGTCGAGCTCGCCTTGTTTTCGGCTGGCTCGAGCGTGTCACGCGAGTGGGGGCCTGTGGCTGCGGGCCAGGGTGCCCTGGTAGTCGACAACTCGTCTGCCTGGCGCATGGACCCCGAGGTGCCGTTGTGCGTGCCCGAGGTCAACCTCGAAGCAGCCCGGAGTCGGCCCAAGGGCATCGTGGCCAATCCCAACTGCTCCACGATCCAGATGGTGCTTGTCCTAAAGCCATTGCACGACGTGGCGCGGATCCGGCGCGTGGTGGTTTCCACGTATCAGGCGATCAGCGGCGCTGGCAGCCAAGCCCTCGAAGCGCTGCGAGACCAGCAACGCGGGCTCACGGCGGGTGAAGGGCTCGAGACCGAGCGCCTTGCGGGCCGGCTGGCGGGTAACCTGCTCATGCACTGGAAGGTCGACCGCAGCACGGGCTACCAAGAAGAAGAGCTCAAGATGCTGCACGAGACCCGCAAGATCCTGGATGACTCCGAGATTCGGGTCTCGCCGACCACGGTGCGCGTCCCGGTCGAGGTGGGCCACAGCGAAAGCGTCGCCGTCGAGACGGAGAGGCCCATCACTCCGGAACAGGCACGGAAACTGCTTTCAGACGCAGCAGGAGTCGAGGTCGTGGACGACTTTGCCCAGGGTGTCTACCCACAACCGATCGACGTGGCGGGCAAGGACCCGGTGCTGGTGGGCCGTATCCGCGAAGACCTGGGCAACCCAGGGGGCCTTCAGATGTGGATCGTCGGCGACAATCTCCGGAAAGGCGCGGCGCTCAATGCCATCCAAATCGCAGAACAGCTCCTGCTCTGA
- a CDS encoding MXAN_2562 family outer membrane beta-barrel protein, protein MSRCTRLAAALAAASCLCWAGLDLSSALAQYDEQTPTQKPGFQSPEGFGFEFRLGPFKPTDNVVFEEVFSDSGPMLATELDIHAHRLPEIGVASVGLGLGWARYEAGACQVETCQGMRLEEKTTLRLVPFSLLAVARLDALPRRFGVPLVLTAKLGYEWVLWDTATGGVDDASGVSPGFRWALQLAFDLGVFQPRSARMLDEEWGINLSFLFLELYGSTAEGDSLPVGGESWAAGLGFLF, encoded by the coding sequence ATGAGCCGTTGCACGCGGTTGGCGGCCGCTCTGGCGGCGGCGTCTTGCCTTTGCTGGGCCGGGCTCGACCTGTCGTCGGCGCTTGCGCAATACGACGAGCAAACCCCGACCCAGAAGCCCGGTTTCCAATCGCCCGAAGGCTTTGGCTTCGAGTTCAGGCTCGGGCCCTTCAAGCCCACCGACAACGTGGTCTTCGAGGAGGTGTTCAGCGATTCGGGCCCGATGCTCGCGACCGAGCTCGATATCCACGCCCATAGGTTGCCCGAGATCGGGGTCGCGAGCGTTGGCCTCGGCCTGGGCTGGGCTCGCTACGAGGCGGGCGCCTGCCAAGTGGAGACCTGCCAAGGCATGCGTCTTGAAGAGAAAACTACGCTCAGGCTGGTGCCCTTTTCGTTGCTGGCGGTGGCGCGGCTGGATGCCTTGCCGCGACGTTTCGGGGTCCCCTTGGTGCTCACGGCCAAGCTCGGCTACGAGTGGGTGCTGTGGGACACAGCTACCGGGGGCGTGGACGACGCCAGCGGCGTCAGCCCAGGCTTTCGTTGGGCGCTGCAGCTGGCGTTCGACCTGGGCGTGTTTCAGCCGCGCTCCGCCCGCATGCTCGACGAGGAGTGGGGGATCAACCTCTCGTTCCTGTTTCTCGAGCTCTACGGCAGCACGGCCGAGGGCGACTCGCTGCCCGTCGGGGGCGAGAGCTGGGCTGCCGGGCTCGGGTTCCTTTTCTAG
- the truA gene encoding tRNA pseudouridine(38-40) synthase TruA: MTTSWAGVRIVVAYDGARLAGWQRQPGRRTVQGALEQALDRIGGWHSEVRGASRTDAGVHALGQVAAFDAGRKLEPRRWVAALNRYLPEDIAVQAAEGCARGYDPRFHAVCKTYRYLLWAARPRQPLQRMTAWHPSTLLPRTGLDTEAMRQAAQQLVGTHDFRAFQAADDHRRNTTRTLYTVNVTPCHQSEPHLMAIEVTGSAFLKNMVRILVGTLVEVGRGRLGPGDIASLLGPEGRRQAAGQTAPAHGLTLLSLELGSVETEASGSWAGSR; the protein is encoded by the coding sequence ATGACCACGAGTTGGGCCGGCGTCCGCATCGTCGTGGCGTACGACGGCGCGCGTCTGGCAGGCTGGCAGCGGCAGCCGGGACGCCGCACGGTTCAAGGTGCGCTCGAGCAAGCGCTCGACCGGATCGGTGGCTGGCATTCCGAGGTGCGCGGTGCGAGCCGGACCGACGCGGGGGTGCACGCGCTCGGTCAGGTGGCTGCCTTCGATGCGGGCCGCAAGCTCGAGCCCCGGCGTTGGGTCGCGGCGCTCAATCGCTACCTGCCTGAGGATATCGCCGTCCAGGCGGCCGAGGGCTGCGCGCGCGGCTACGATCCGCGCTTCCATGCGGTCTGCAAAACCTACCGCTACCTGCTCTGGGCTGCCCGCCCGCGTCAGCCCCTGCAGCGCATGACCGCCTGGCACCCCTCGACGCTGCTGCCGCGCACAGGACTCGACACCGAAGCCATGCGGCAGGCCGCGCAGCAGCTGGTCGGGACCCACGACTTTCGCGCCTTTCAGGCGGCCGACGACCATCGGCGCAACACTACGCGCACCCTTTACACGGTGAACGTCACCCCTTGCCACCAGTCCGAGCCTCACCTGATGGCGATCGAGGTCACCGGCAGCGCGTTCCTCAAAAACATGGTTCGCATCCTGGTCGGCACCCTGGTGGAGGTGGGCAGGGGTCGGCTCGGCCCCGGTGACATCGCCAGCCTGCTGGGCCCTGAAGGCCGGCGCCAGGCCGCAGGGCAGACAGCGCCGGCTCACGGACTGACGCTGCTGTCGCTGGAGTTGGGTTCCGTGGAAACGGAAGCCTCAGGCTCGTGGGCCGGCTCACGCTGA
- a CDS encoding 1-acyl-sn-glycerol-3-phosphate acyltransferase produces the protein MTLRPCLNTALTLPWTVLMSSLGVVAVASSGNVSVFRRLERVWARGLVKSWGVSLEVHGGDHASASRPYIVVCNHQSLVDIPTLFLTLPMVPGFVAKQELARVPFLAAALRAGGHVLIDRQSRKSAIESLDAAAAAIHAGLTVAIFPEGTRSETGSVGKFKTGGFHLAKKALVPILPVGIRGTRAILPKKALLLHPGHVEVRIGECIGVADVERLPVKELAELTRVRIAALSGSPLASA, from the coding sequence ATGACACTTCGCCCCTGCCTCAACACTGCCCTGACCCTGCCGTGGACCGTGCTGATGAGCTCCTTGGGTGTCGTCGCCGTGGCGAGCAGCGGCAACGTCAGCGTCTTTCGGCGCCTGGAACGCGTGTGGGCTCGGGGACTCGTCAAGAGTTGGGGCGTCAGCCTCGAGGTGCACGGCGGCGATCACGCTAGCGCCAGCCGCCCCTACATCGTCGTGTGCAATCACCAGAGTCTGGTGGATATCCCCACGCTGTTTCTGACCCTTCCAATGGTACCTGGGTTCGTGGCCAAGCAGGAGCTCGCAAGGGTTCCGTTTCTGGCTGCGGCGCTGCGCGCGGGTGGCCATGTGCTCATCGATCGCCAAAGCCGCAAGAGCGCCATCGAGTCGCTGGATGCGGCCGCAGCAGCCATTCACGCGGGGCTCACCGTTGCCATCTTTCCCGAAGGAACACGCAGCGAAACCGGCAGCGTTGGAAAGTTCAAGACCGGCGGATTCCACCTGGCCAAGAAGGCGCTGGTGCCCATACTGCCGGTAGGCATTCGTGGCACGCGAGCCATTCTGCCCAAGAAGGCTCTGCTCCTGCATCCCGGACACGTCGAGGTGCGTATTGGTGAGTGCATCGGCGTCGCCGACGTCGAGCGCCTGCCGGTCAAGGAGCTCGCCGAGCTGACGCGGGTGCGCATTGCAGCATTGAGCGGAAGCCCGCTCGCTTCAGCGTGA
- a CDS encoding TRAP transporter large permease subunit, with protein sequence MSEQYLGPLMFVAAFALIFVGYPVAFSLGGTALLFAVIGVAGGYFEWTLLQALPERIFGIMSNYVLLAVPFFVFMGTLLERSKLAEDLLHSIGMLFGPLRGGLALAVVFVGALLAAATGVVGASVVAMGLISLPVMLRTGYSASLSAGVISAAGTLGQIIPPSVVLVVLADQLGVSVGDLFVGALLPGLLLAALYAAYVASVALLQPKAAPALPEEHRTARGSALWRQSALVMAPPLLLIVLVLGSIFAGVATPTEAGALGAVGAIVLAGLRGRLSLGALRQTSNSTMSLTSMVMLLLVGSTAFSLVFRGLYGDVWIEDLLTNLPGGRTGFLFVANLAVFSLGFFLDFFEIAFILLPLLVPAARLLGVDLVWFGVMVGMNLQTSFLTPPFGFALFYLRGVTPDSVQTTTIYRGVIPFIVIQLIGLLALILFPALVTWPLGDAP encoded by the coding sequence GTGAGCGAGCAGTACTTGGGGCCGCTCATGTTCGTGGCTGCGTTCGCACTCATATTCGTCGGCTACCCTGTAGCGTTTTCTCTGGGCGGAACGGCGCTGCTGTTTGCCGTTATCGGCGTGGCGGGCGGGTACTTCGAGTGGACGCTGCTGCAGGCTTTGCCGGAGCGCATTTTCGGGATCATGTCCAACTACGTCTTGCTCGCGGTGCCCTTTTTCGTCTTCATGGGCACGCTGCTCGAGCGGTCAAAGCTGGCCGAAGATCTGCTGCACAGCATCGGCATGCTCTTTGGACCGTTGCGCGGAGGCCTGGCGCTCGCAGTCGTATTCGTGGGCGCGCTGCTCGCTGCCGCCACAGGCGTGGTGGGAGCATCCGTCGTTGCCATGGGGCTTATTTCGCTGCCGGTTATGCTGCGCACCGGCTACTCCGCCAGCTTGTCGGCGGGGGTCATCAGTGCAGCGGGAACACTCGGGCAGATCATTCCGCCCTCGGTCGTGCTGGTCGTGCTGGCGGATCAGCTGGGCGTATCGGTCGGCGATCTGTTCGTGGGGGCGCTGCTGCCCGGCCTGCTGCTCGCGGCCCTGTACGCGGCCTATGTGGCGTCGGTGGCGCTGCTGCAACCCAAGGCCGCGCCGGCCCTGCCCGAAGAGCACCGGACCGCGAGGGGCTCTGCGCTGTGGCGCCAGTCGGCCCTGGTCATGGCGCCGCCCTTGCTCCTGATCGTGCTCGTGCTGGGCAGTATCTTCGCCGGCGTGGCAACGCCGACCGAGGCTGGCGCCCTCGGTGCCGTGGGAGCGATCGTGCTTGCGGGCTTGCGGGGACGACTCAGTCTCGGAGCGCTGCGCCAAACCTCCAACAGCACCATGTCGTTGACCAGCATGGTGATGTTGCTGCTCGTCGGCTCGACGGCCTTTTCACTCGTCTTTCGTGGCCTCTATGGCGACGTCTGGATCGAGGATCTGCTGACCAACCTTCCCGGTGGACGCACCGGCTTCCTGTTCGTGGCGAACCTCGCCGTGTTTTCGCTGGGCTTTTTTCTCGACTTCTTCGAAATCGCCTTCATCTTGTTGCCGTTGCTCGTGCCTGCGGCGCGCCTGCTGGGCGTCGATCTCGTATGGTTCGGCGTGATGGTTGGCATGAACCTGCAGACTTCGTTCTTGACTCCACCTTTTGGTTTCGCCCTCTTTTATCTGCGCGGCGTGACGCCTGACAGCGTACAGACAACGACCATCTATCGCGGCGTCATACCGTTCATCGTCATCCAGCTGATCGGCCTGCTGGCGCTCATCCTGTTTCCGGCCCTGGTCACCTGGCCGCTCGGGGACGCCCCCTGA
- a CDS encoding TRAP transporter small permease subunit encodes MKIWLQVAGAIDRISLALGRGVAWITLLMILVGTYNALARYLGRFVGTELSSNTYIELQWYMFSVVFLLGAAPTLAHNAHVRVDVFYGRLGTRTKAWIDLLGTLLLLLPFCTFAAYVSWPAVLSSWQIMEGSPDPDGLPRYPLKSVIVAAFALLAGQGVALAIKKVALLAGHSREDA; translated from the coding sequence TTGAAGATCTGGCTCCAAGTCGCCGGTGCCATCGACCGCATCAGCCTCGCGCTCGGCCGTGGCGTGGCGTGGATCACTTTGCTGATGATCCTGGTGGGAACGTACAACGCGCTTGCTCGCTACTTGGGGCGCTTCGTTGGAACCGAGCTGAGCTCCAACACCTACATCGAGCTTCAATGGTACATGTTCAGTGTGGTGTTCCTGCTGGGCGCCGCGCCTACGCTTGCTCACAATGCTCATGTGCGCGTGGACGTGTTCTACGGCCGACTCGGCACGCGCACCAAGGCCTGGATCGATCTTCTGGGAACGCTATTGCTGTTGTTGCCCTTCTGCACCTTCGCCGCATACGTTTCCTGGCCCGCCGTGCTGAGCTCGTGGCAGATCATGGAGGGTTCTCCCGACCCGGACGGTCTGCCGCGCTACCCGCTCAAGAGCGTGATCGTCGCAGCTTTCGCTCTGCTTGCGGGACAGGGCGTAGCGCTAGCGATCAAGAAGGTGGCGCTGCTTGCCGGACACTCGAGAGAAGACGCGTGA